A genomic segment from Biomphalaria glabrata chromosome 16, xgBioGlab47.1, whole genome shotgun sequence encodes:
- the LOC129923426 gene encoding mucin-2-like translates to MYSVVLSSYNTPYTSTYHDMYSVVLSSYNTPYTSTYHDMYSVVLSSYNTPYTSTYHDMYSVVLSSYNTPYTSTYHDMYSVVLSSYNTPYTSTYHDMYSVVLSSYNTPYTSTYHDMYSVVLSSYNTPYTSTYHDMYSVVLSSYNTPYTSTYHDMYSVVLSSYNTPYTSTYHDMYSVALSSYNTPYTSTYHDMYSVVLSSYNNPYTSTYHDMYSVVLPSYNTPYTSTYHDMYSVVLPSYNTPYTSTYHDMYSVVLPSYNTPYTSTYHDMYSVVLPSYNTPYTSTYHDMYSVVLSSYNTPYTSTYHDMYSVVLSSYNTPYTSTYHDMYSVVLSSYNTPYTSTYHDMYSVVLSSYNTPYTSTYHDMYSVVLLSYNTPYTSTYHDMYSVVLLS, encoded by the coding sequence ATGTATAGTGTAGTCTTGTCATCTTATAACACTCCCTACACCAGCACTTATCATGACATGTATAGTGTAGTCTTGTCATCTTATAACACTCCCTACACCAGCACTTATCATGACATGTATAGTGTAGTCTTGTCATCTTATAACACTCCCTACACCAGCACTTATCATGACATGTACAGTGTAGTCTTGTCATCTTATAACACTCCCTACACCAGCACTTATCATGACATGTATAGTGTAGTCTTGTCATCTTATAACACTCCCTACACCAGCACTTATCATGACATGTATAGTGTAGTCTTGTCATCTTATAACACTCCCTACACCAGCACTTATCATGACATGTATAGTGTAGTCTTGTCATCTTATAACACTCCCTACACCAGCACTTATCATGACATGTATAGTGTAGTCTTGTCATCTTATAACACTCCCTACACCAGCACTTATCATGACATGTATAGTGTAGTCTTGTCATCTTATAACACTCCCTACACCAGCACTTATCATGACATGTATAGTGTAGCCTTGTCATCTTATAACACTCCCTACACCAGCACTTATCATGACATGTATAGTGTAGTCTTGTCATCTTATAACAATCCCTACACCAGCACTTATCATGACATGTATAGTGTAGTCTTGCCATCTTATAACACTCCCTACACCAGCACTTATCATGACATGTATAGTGTAGTCTTGCCATCTTATAACACTCCCTACACCAGCACTTATCATGACATGTATAGTGTAGTCTTGCCATCTTATAACACTCCCTACACCAGCACTTATCATGACATGTATAGTGTAGTCTTGCCATCTTATAACACTCCCTACACCAGCACTTATCATGACATGTATAGTGTAGTCTTGTCATCTTATAACACTCCCTACACCAGCACTTATCATGACATGTATAGTGTAGTCTTGTCATCTTATAACACTCCCTACACCAGCACTTATCATGACATGTATAGTGTAGTCTTGTCATCTTATAACACTCCCTACACCAGCACTTATCATGACATGTATAGTGTAGTCTTGTCATCTTATAACACTCCCTACACCAGCACTTATCATGACATGTATAGTGTAGTCTTGTTATCTTATAACACTCCCTACACCAGCACTTATCATGACATGTATAGTGTAGTCTTGTTATCTTAA